The genomic segment CGCCAGGGCGTATCCGAACGGCTGCTGCGGGAACGCGACGCCGTACGCGGTCCGGCCGACCACGAGCGCGACGGCGGCCGCGACGAGGATCGCGCCGAAGTGCACGGCGATCTGGGCCGTCAGCAGGCTCACGGGACGGGCCGGCGTGGTGGAGAGCCGGCGCAGGATGCCGCGTTCGCGGTAGCCGGTGAGCACGGCCGGCATGCTCTGCAGCCCCGCCGTGATGGTCGACAGCAGGACGACCGTCGGAACGTACAGGTCGATGACGCGCAGCCCGCCCAGATCCTCACCCGGCCTGCGGAAATCCGGGATGAGACCGAGGATGACGAGCAGCAGGGTCGGGAAGGCGATGATCCAGAAGATCGCCCCGGGCTCCCGGCGGAAGAGCCGCACCTCGGCTCTCAGGACGGCGAGGGACACGGTGCCGGACGGCGTGCGGGAGAGAGCGCGGGACAACGCTGCGGGTACGGGCATCTCACTGCGCTCCCTCGGAGGCGGCGGCCGGACCGGGCGGCCCGGCCGGGTCGGGTGTGCCGGGTGAGCCGGGCGAGCCGGGTGTGCCGCTCGCACCGGCCGCCTCCCGTCGTCCGGTGAGGTCGAGGAAGGCGTCGTCCAGCGTGGCGTCCACGATGCGCAGCCGCTCCGCCGTGACGTCCTCCCGGACGAGCAGCGCGATCAGCGCGTTCACGGTCTCGTCCGTCCCGCCGACCGTGATCCGGCCGCCCTTCTCCGCGACGGAGGCGGCCCCCGGCAGGGCCTTCAGCACCTCGTGGCCCAGCGGCCGCGTGGGGGTGAAGGAGATGAGCGTCGCGTTGGCGGCGTGCCGGATCAGCTCCGCCGGGGTGTCCAGCGCGACGAGGCGGCCCCGGTCGATCACCGCCACCCGGTCGCACAACCGCTGAGCCTCCTCCATGAAGTGGGTGACGAGCAGGACCGTGACGCCCGAGTCGCGGACGTCCTCGATCAGGGACCAGGTGTCGCGCCGTCCGCGCGGGTCGAGTCCGGCGGTCAGCTCGTCCAGGACGACGATGCGGGGATTGCCGATCAGTGCGAGGGCGATGAACAGCCGCTGCTTCTGGCCCCCGGAGAGCTTCTCGAACCGGGCGCCCAGATGGCCGGTGAGGCCGAGCCGTTCGCCGAGCAGCCGCCAGTCCGCCGGTGCCCGGTAGAAGGAGCCGTAGAGCTCCAGGGCCTCCCGGACGGTGAGCTTCGCCTGGAGCTCGCTCTCCTGGAGCTGGGCCCCGAGGATGCGGGTGATCTCGTCGTGGTCGGCCACGGGGTCGAGCCCCGCGACCCGTACGGTGCCACCGTCTGGCGTCCGCAGACCCTCCACGCACTCGACGGTCGTGGTCTTGCCCGCGCCGTTGGGGCCGAGGATGCCGAAGATCTCGCCCTCCTCGACGGCGAAGGAGACCCCGTCCACGACGGGTCTGCCCCCGTACACCTTGCGCAGCCCGTCCACCTCGACCATCGCCTCGACCATGGCAGCAGTTTCCCCGGCCCGGACCTCCGCGGCATCGTCCGCAGGTCCCGTTTCCGGTCCCGGACGGCCCCGTCAGGCGCGCGTGCGGGCCGGTGCGGGGGAGACGGCGGCCCGGGCCGGGGCGGGCGGGCGCAGGATGCCCGCGGTGAAGACGGCCGTCACACAGAACGCCACCGGCAGGAAGAACGTCAGGTTGAGCGGCATGAACGCGGTCATCGGACCGATGATCGCGGGTCCGGCCAGCATGCCGAGATAGCCGAGGCCCGCCACCCGGGAGACGTTGGCCCCGGAGGCGTCCTCGTCCACGTGGCCCGCCGCGCTGAAGAACTGCGGGACGCAGCCGGACAGCCCGAGTCCGAAGACCGTCCAGCCCGCCAGGGCGAGCGGCACCCAGGACGACAGCGCCACGGCCGTCAGCCCGGCCGCCGCCAGGCCCGCGCCGTAACGGACCACGAAGACGGGGCCGTACCGGGCCGCCACGCGGTCCGCCAACAGCCGTCCGAGGGTCATCGCCGTGGCGAAGGCGCCGTACGCCAGGGCGGCCGTGGCGGCGGGGGCGTCCAGCACGGTCTTGACGTGCAGCACGCTCCAGTCGTAGGCCACGCCCTCGCTGAGCATCAGGATCAGGGCCAGCAGGGCCAGTGCCCACACGCGGCGGGGCGGCCGCCGCTTCCCCGGCGGCGCGGGGGGTGCCTCCGGCAGGGGCGCGGGCCGCCGGGCCGGGGTCTGGTGAGGCAGGGGCGTCCGCGGATCCGCCGGGCCGTCCGCCCCGGGCGCCTCGACGCGAGCCGCCGCCCCGGCCGCCGCCCCGGAGGCCTTCCCGGCCTCCTCCGGGACGGTGCCGGTGTCGCGCGCGTCCACCGCGGAGAGCGTGCCCAGCCGCAGCAGGGTGGGCGCGGCGAGCACCGAGGCCACCGCGCAGAGGGCGCCGATGCAGCCGAGGGTGAGCGGCACGCTCCAGCCCCAGCTGATGGTGCGGGCGCCGGCCAGCGCCGCGAAGACACCACCGATCGAGAACACCGCGTGGAAGGCCGACATGACGGGGCGCCCGTATCCGCGTTCGACCTGCACCGCGTGGGTGTTCATGCTGACGTCCATACAGCCGTTGCCGAAGCCGAAGACGACCACGGCGGCGCCCAGCGCCCAGACGTTCTCCGCCAGACCGGGCAGCACCAGGGAGCCGCTGCACAGCACCGCGGCCACCGGCAGCGTGCGGTGGCTGCCGAACCGGTCGCTCAGCGGACCGGCGAGCTGCAGCCCCGCGAAGGCGCCGCCGCCCATGCACAGCAGCAGCCAGCCGAGCACGGCGTGGGAGATGCCCGCCCTGGCCTCGACGGAGGGGATGTGCACCACCCACACGCCCATGACGAAGCCGTTGAGCGCGAAGTACGCGAACGTCCCCCGGCGCGCCCGGCGCAGGAGCCGGCCCGGTGGGGTCCGTCCGGCGGCCGTTCCACCGTCCGTGTCCGGGCTCCCGCCGTCGTCGCTCCCGCTGTCCTTGCGCATGCACAGCAGGCTAACGCGCAGGTGACGGGCGCATGGAAGCGTGCCCACCCTGTGGACGGCGCCGCCGGGGCGCCGGCCGGTGCGGGTACGGAGCGGGGCCGCGAGTCCGGCGCGGGGCCGGTCGACCGGGACACGGCACGGCTCCGCGGGGCGTGGCCGGGGCGCGGCCGCTCAGCCCGTGGGCAGGACGTTCCCGCCCCAGCCGAGGCCGCCGGTGAGGTTCCCGGTGAGACCGCCGAGGACTCCGGTGACACCCTCCACGGTGCCGGACAGGGCGGTGCCGTCGCGGCTCTCCCCGCCCGTGCCCCCGGCCGGCCCGGCCGCGCGGGGCTCCGGCCCGGTGTCCGTCCCGGGGTTCGTCCCGGCGGAGGCGGGCGCCGAACCGGCACCGGACGCGGAACCGCCGGGTGCCGGGCCGCCGGGCTTCCGGCTGGTCCCCTCCGCCTTGCGCCCGGGGGCGGCGGCGTGCTCGCGGGCCCCGCCCGGACGGCTGTCCGGGGTGGCGGCCGCGGCGGCACCGCCGCGCAGGGAGCCGGTGCCCGGATCGTCCGCCACCGGCCGGGGCGCGGCGGAGGACGAAGGGGAGAGCCCGCCGGAGCGCGGCGACCCCGGCTCGGCGGGTGATCCCGCGGGGCTCGCCGGGAGGTCGGGCCCCCGGTCCTGGGCGGTGACGTCGGTGCGGGTCCGGGCCGTTCCGCCGTCACCGGAGGACGCGTGGAACGCCACGGCGATCGTCCCGGCCACGCCGAGTGCCGCCGCGGTCCGCAGGGCCGTGCTCCGCACGTGCCCCGCGGAGGTCTGTCTGCTGTGTCTGCCCATCGGACGCGCTGCCTTCCCCCGTTGACGTGAAACCGGGGTCAGTTAAGCGGATGGAATGTTTCTGCGGCGGTGCGATACCGGGTTGTGACGGGAAGAGGCAGCCAACCGATGCTCTCTGCCGCCCTGTTGACCGGGTCTGTGCGCGATTGATTGTTCCGTCACTGTTGTCCCGGGAACCGCGTTGTCTCGGGAACCGCGCATGGCACCGCACCGCGCGCCGGAATCGGGGGATGGTTCCGGCGGCGGTGCGGCGGTGCGGCGGTGCGGCGGTGCGGCGGTGCGGCGGTGCGGCGGTGCGGCGGTGCGGGGGCGTGACCTGTGATCCGGGTCCATCCCGGGCGGGACGGACCCGGAGGGGCGGCCGGTGCTCAGCCGCGGCCGGTGCTCAGCTCTGGCCGGCGCGGGCCGCGAGCTGCCGCCGTACGTCCTCCATGTCCACGGCGCGGATCTTGCCGATCAGCTCCTCCAGCGCGGGGGCGGGGAGGGCGCCGGGCTGGGCGTAGAGGACGGTGCGGTCGCGGATGGCCATCAGCGTCGGGATCGAGGAGATCTGGAACTCCGCGGCGAGTTCCGGCTGCGCCTCGGTGTCCACCTTGCCGAAGACGATGTCGGGGTGGCTCTCCGCCGCCTTCTCGAAGACGGGGGCGAACATCCGGCACGGTCCGCACCAGGCGGCCCAGAAGTCCACCAGCACGATGCCCGCGCTCGTGACGGTCTCCTCGAAGTTGTCCTTGGTCAGCTCAATGGTCGGCATGGGCCCGGCTCTCCTTCTCTCTATACCCACTGGGGTATTGCGGCGGGTATCCCTGCCAACAGGGGGCGGGGCGGATTCATTCCGGGCCCGCGCCCCGGTCCAGGCACGCCGGCGGCAGATGGAACCAGCGCATCCGTTCGAAGTCCTCGGGCAGTCCGGTCGGGCCGTCGTCCACGCCGTCCGGGCGGGAGGCGAAGAGACTCCGGGCCTCGTCGAGCCGGCCGGCGAGCGACTCCTCGCCCGCCCGGCGCCGCTCGTCGCGGACGACCGGCCGGCCCCCGGCGTCGTAGCCGAAGGAGGACAGCCGCAGCGGCGGCTCGGTGGCGGCGCGGCGGTGGTGCCAGCCGCCGGTGTGCGGGTCGAAGCGGTAGTCCGGCAGCAGCCGGTGGCCGTGGCGGGCGATCAGTTCCACGGCACGGACGAGGTAGTCGCGCACCGTCTCGGAGATGAAGTAGTTGAAGTTGATCCGGACCCAGCCCGGTTTGACGCCGTCGCACCCCCGGGTGATCTCGTCCAGGAAGGCGTCGGAGGCGGCGGTGTCGATGGCGAGCAGCCGGTGCCCGTACGGGCCGGCGCAGGAACAGCCGCCCCGGGCCTGGATGCCGAACAGGTCGTTGAGCAGCGCCACCACGTAGTTGTGGTGCAGATAGCGCTCGCCGTGCCGGATCCGGAAGGAGACGATCGACAGCCGCCGCACCCGGTGGTTGCCGAGGATCTCGATGGCGGGGTCGCGCTCCCAGCGCTCCAGCGCATACCGCCAGTGGCTCTCCTCGCGGGCCTGGATCAGATCGGTGCCGACCGCCTGCTTGAGCGCGAAGACGAGCCCGGCGCGGATCGACTCGACGATCGCCGGGGTGCCGCCCTCCTCGCGGACCACCGGATCGTCCAGATAGCGGTGGCCGAGCGGGCCGACGAACGCCACGGTGCCGCCGCCGGGCGCGGTGGGCACCGGATTGCGCACCAGTTCCCGCCGTACGACGAGGACGCCGGGGGTCTGCGGGCCGCCGACGAACTTGTGCGGCGAGAGGAAGACCGCGTCCTTGTGGTCGCCCGCGCCCGGCGCGCTCTCCGTGACGCGCAGCGGCACGTACGGGCCCGCCGCCGCGTAGTCCCAGAAGGACAGCGCGCCGTGGGCGTGCAGCAGGCGGGCGATGCGGTCGGTGTCGGTGAGGATGCCCGTGACGTTGGAGGCGGCCGAGAAGCTGCCGATCAGCAGCGGCCGCCCGGCGTGCCGGACCAGTTCCTCCTCCAGCCGGGCGGGGTCGATGTGCCCGTCGGCGTCCTCGCCGATGACCACGACGTCGGCCACCGACTCGCGCCAGGGCAGCTCGTTGGAGTGGTGCTCGTAGGGGCCGACGAAGACCACCGGACGCTCGGCGGGCAGCACCGCGGCGCTCGGCTGCTCCCGCAGGCCGAGGATGCCGACCAGCTTGTTGACGGCGGCGGTGGCACCGGAGCCGGTGAAGATCACCAGATCGTCCTCGGTGCCGCCCACGGCGTCGCGGATGACGCGGCGGGCGTCCTCGCGGAGGCGGGTGGTCTGCAGGCCGGTGCTGGAGCTCTCGGTGTGCGTGTTGGCGTAGCGGGGGAGGACGTGGTCCCGGATGAAGTCCTCGATGAAGCCGAGGGACCGCCCGGAGGCGGTGTAGTCGGCGTAGACCAGGCGGCGGGGGCCGTAGGGGCCGTCCAGCACCTCGTCGTCGCCGATGATGCCCCGGCGGACGCGTTCCAGCAGGGGCGTGGTGGGTGCCGGGTCCCCGGAGGGCCCGGACCGCCGGGCGGGCGGCGCGGCGGTCACGGTCTGAGCCCGTGGCCGGCGTGGCGTGCCGGGCCGTGCTGGGCCGCGTAGAAGGCGACGGAGCTGGGGCGGGCCGCCGCCGTCGGCTGCTCGGTGGCGCGGTTGTTTCCGGCGGTGCCGGTGGCTCCGTTGCCCCGGTGTGCGCCGGTGGTACCGCCGTCGCGGGCGGTAACGGCTCCGGACCGGGCGCTCCGCGGCGCCGGTGCGGACCGCGGTTCCGGTGCGGAGCGCCGTGGGGGTGTGGACTGTCGTGGAGCGGCGGACCGCCGTGGGGCGGTGGTGCCGGATGTCCTGGGGGTCACGGCCACGTCTCCTTCCGCCGTGCTGCTGAACGCCTGGCCTTCTCGCGGATGCGCCGGATCCCCGGGCGCGTCCGGGGGACCGTGCGGTCGGCCGGTGCCGGTTGGTACCGGTTCACCGGACGGGTTACCGGTTGCCGTGGCCGGAATCACCCCCGGCCCGGCCGGTTGGGCCGGACGGGCGGAACCGGACGGACGGGTGGGACCGGCCCGGCCGGTGCGGGGACCGTGCTCTCCAGTGCACCCCGGCCGGAATGGAACAGGCAGGGGCCTTGCGTACCGGGGAAAGGGCCGTTCGGCCCTGCCCCCACGGCTGGGACAGTAATACCCTCCCCCGTATCGGAAGGGTGTGGGAGTACTTGGGGTAACGCTCCCGTTCCCGTCCGGATTCCCGTTCGCCGTCCCGTACCACCGAGGAGTTCCCGACCATGACCGTCTCCGAGCAGCAGGCGCCCGCCGCGACCGAGGGGCGGCTCCCCCTCATCGGCGACCCGGCCCCGTACTTCGAGGCCGACAGCACGCACGGCACCGTCAAACTCACCGACTACACGGGGAAGTGGCTGATCCTCTTCAGCCACCCCGCGGACTTCACCCCGGTCTGCACCACCGAGTTCATCGCGTTCACCGAACTCGCCGACGAGTTCGCGGCCCGCAACGCGGCCCTGCTGGGCAACTCGGTCGACTCGGTCTTCAGCCACCTGGCCTGGGTCCGGGCCATCGAGGAGAAGCAGGGGGTGCGCATCCCCTTTCCGATCATCGCCGACCTGGACATGAAGGTCTCCCACGCCTTCGGCATGCTCCACCCGAACACCTCGGGCACCTCCGCCGTGCGCGCGGTCTTCGTCATCGACCCGGAGCAGACCGTCCGCGCGGTGCTGTACTACCCCATGAACGCCGGGCGGATGATCCCCGAGATCCTGCGCCTCGTCGACGCCCTGCAGACCTCCGACCGCGACCAGGTGTCCTGCCCGGCCAACTGGCAGCCGGGTGACGACGTGGTGGTCGGCGCCCCGAGGACGCAGGACGAGCTCGACGCCCGGCTCACCGACGACAGTGTGAAGCTCGCCGACTGGTACCTCGCGACCAAGCCCGGCGCGAAGGGCTGAGCCGGGCGGCCGGCCGCCGCGGGGCCCACGCGCTTCGCGCCCGCTTCCGCCTCCGCTCCCGCCGGCCCGCCGCGGCACGACCCCGGGGCCCGGCCGTTCCCCCGCGGCCGGGCCCCGGCGCGTCCCGCCGTCGTGCGAGGTCCGTGCCGGCCTGTGCCGGCCTGTGCCGGCCTGTGCGCCGGCCGGTGCGCCGACCCGGGACCGACCGCCTCCGGATATACCCCTATGGGTACCCGCCCGGGGACCAAAGGCCCCTCACCCCGCCCCGGCCCCCGCACGACAGTGGAGGCATGAACAGGCGCATCGTGATCCTCGGAAGCGGCACCGCCGGAACACTCACGGCCAACCGGCTGCGGCGGCTGTACGACAGGAGCGAGTACGAGA from the Streptomyces xinghaiensis S187 genome contains:
- a CDS encoding ABC transporter ATP-binding protein, whose translation is MVEAMVEVDGLRKVYGGRPVVDGVSFAVEEGEIFGILGPNGAGKTTTVECVEGLRTPDGGTVRVAGLDPVADHDEITRILGAQLQESELQAKLTVREALELYGSFYRAPADWRLLGERLGLTGHLGARFEKLSGGQKQRLFIALALIGNPRIVVLDELTAGLDPRGRRDTWSLIEDVRDSGVTVLLVTHFMEEAQRLCDRVAVIDRGRLVALDTPAELIRHAANATLISFTPTRPLGHEVLKALPGAASVAEKGGRITVGGTDETVNALIALLVREDVTAERLRIVDATLDDAFLDLTGRREAAGASGTPGSPGSPGTPDPAGPPGPAAASEGAQ
- a CDS encoding aminotransferase class V-fold PLP-dependent enzyme, whose protein sequence is MTAAPPARRSGPSGDPAPTTPLLERVRRGIIGDDEVLDGPYGPRRLVYADYTASGRSLGFIEDFIRDHVLPRYANTHTESSSTGLQTTRLREDARRVIRDAVGGTEDDLVIFTGSGATAAVNKLVGILGLREQPSAAVLPAERPVVFVGPYEHHSNELPWRESVADVVVIGEDADGHIDPARLEEELVRHAGRPLLIGSFSAASNVTGILTDTDRIARLLHAHGALSFWDYAAAGPYVPLRVTESAPGAGDHKDAVFLSPHKFVGGPQTPGVLVVRRELVRNPVPTAPGGGTVAFVGPLGHRYLDDPVVREEGGTPAIVESIRAGLVFALKQAVGTDLIQAREESHWRYALERWERDPAIEILGNHRVRRLSIVSFRIRHGERYLHHNYVVALLNDLFGIQARGGCSCAGPYGHRLLAIDTAASDAFLDEITRGCDGVKPGWVRINFNYFISETVRDYLVRAVELIARHGHRLLPDYRFDPHTGGWHHRRAATEPPLRLSSFGYDAGGRPVVRDERRRAGEESLAGRLDEARSLFASRPDGVDDGPTGLPEDFERMRWFHLPPACLDRGAGPE
- a CDS encoding MFS transporter; this translates as MRKDSGSDDGGSPDTDGGTAAGRTPPGRLLRRARRGTFAYFALNGFVMGVWVVHIPSVEARAGISHAVLGWLLLCMGGGAFAGLQLAGPLSDRFGSHRTLPVAAVLCSGSLVLPGLAENVWALGAAVVVFGFGNGCMDVSMNTHAVQVERGYGRPVMSAFHAVFSIGGVFAALAGARTISWGWSVPLTLGCIGALCAVASVLAAPTLLRLGTLSAVDARDTGTVPEEAGKASGAAAGAAARVEAPGADGPADPRTPLPHQTPARRPAPLPEAPPAPPGKRRPPRRVWALALLALILMLSEGVAYDWSVLHVKTVLDAPAATAALAYGAFATAMTLGRLLADRVAARYGPVFVVRYGAGLAAAGLTAVALSSWVPLALAGWTVFGLGLSGCVPQFFSAAGHVDEDASGANVSRVAGLGYLGMLAGPAIIGPMTAFMPLNLTFFLPVAFCVTAVFTAGILRPPAPARAAVSPAPARTRA
- a CDS encoding peroxiredoxin, which produces MTVSEQQAPAATEGRLPLIGDPAPYFEADSTHGTVKLTDYTGKWLILFSHPADFTPVCTTEFIAFTELADEFAARNAALLGNSVDSVFSHLAWVRAIEEKQGVRIPFPIIADLDMKVSHAFGMLHPNTSGTSAVRAVFVIDPEQTVRAVLYYPMNAGRMIPEILRLVDALQTSDRDQVSCPANWQPGDDVVVGAPRTQDELDARLTDDSVKLADWYLATKPGAKG
- a CDS encoding ABC transporter permease; the encoded protein is MPVPAALSRALSRTPSGTVSLAVLRAEVRLFRREPGAIFWIIAFPTLLLVILGLIPDFRRPGEDLGGLRVIDLYVPTVVLLSTITAGLQSMPAVLTGYRERGILRRLSTTPARPVSLLTAQIAVHFGAILVAAAVALVVGRTAYGVAFPQQPFGYALAFGTATLSALALGTVISAVSPSTKISNVLGSLVFFPAMFTAGVWVPVQVMSGTLRTVVEYTPLGSSAQALHQASAGGWPDWAHLGVSGLWALLLVVAAARWFRWE
- the trxA gene encoding thioredoxin; this encodes MPTIELTKDNFEETVTSAGIVLVDFWAAWCGPCRMFAPVFEKAAESHPDIVFGKVDTEAQPELAAEFQISSIPTLMAIRDRTVLYAQPGALPAPALEELIGKIRAVDMEDVRRQLAARAGQS